The genomic region ttaacaatttattcacctttaaataaaattcaaaattaaatgatacTATTCACTTTTAAATTACTAAtacttaaattttattttaaaaagtattatattagttaatttcatcattttaTTCATGTCATAATCAACCACACTTTTATTCCTAGGCTAGATTCGATACATATTTTAGTTTCCAGACTCttgaattaatttattttctgCGATAGACATTTTTGTATGTCGTTGACTGCATTTTCTCGTTCTTTTTCCCCTCTTCCGTCTCCTTATCGAAATTGAGAAAGCACTCATCTTTTTCCTAAAAAACATTATAGATTGAATAAATAGACGATTCTTGAAATATTatgttttatttatatattaaccTTATCAGAGTCTTTTAGGGGCTCGAATAAAGGGTGATCTTCGAGTGCGTTTTCCATCCACACATAAAGTTCGTACACATCAGTCACTAACACATCAGTTACAATTACCGAAGATATTAGgataatataatgaataagTGCTGTTAAATTGACGATACCTATGTAAATTCTTCCTCCTGGTTTCAAGAAGTATGCATAAAGTGAGAGTAAAGGGTAGTTTACAATTCTTCTTCTCCAATTTGAGCGTTTAAAATGCGGGTCTGGGAAGCAGAAGAATATTTTCTCCAGCTATAAAACAGTAAAATAAGACAATAGCGTTATGTTATACCTGATTTTTCCCTAGATAGTTTGGTAGAAACTTCATTGAGTTGGTTCGAACCACTGATATGTTAAGGTACTAAATTCATGAGTTAATCAAAATCAAACCTCTCCTGGGTTCTGTTCTCTCAGTGATATTATCCTCTTTCCGACATAATTTGTTACCTAGAAATAGAATATACgaaaacataaaattatgtatgTAAGCAGTCAAGTACCTTATCTCTAATTTCCATTCCTAgtgataatttattaggGTAAAGtttagataaatatatcaatagTCCTCCATAACCGCATCCGACATCGAGGAAGTCCACTTTAGGATAGTTTTCATCCTCTAAATTTACATACCATGAACTAGTCTAACACGCGGATCATatctatatataattaagaatCAAGTTACCTAGTGAGGAGGTATAGTCTTCAGGGTAGTCATTTGCTGAAATACACGATTATTCAATTGAAACTAACTATTGAATTGCATATAATGTTCCTTTTCGCACACACTGGGATATCTTTTAAACCAGTTTACATGCCTCGGATTTTCAGGATAAGGTATAAAACTGTCCGACAAAGGGTTACAGTGCTATAAAACAGTTAAAAGTGTCATTTGTGTGTTGTTAATTAGGTTTAGAAATAAAGTGACATACGGCTCTTTGTCTGTGAAGATGCTTCTTTGGGAATTCTATAGTTTGATTTTCGGGTTCAGCTTTTGTAATGGATTCTGTATTATTATCTGGCATCTGGataacaaaaataataaaacatcAGATTGTAGTGAGCGTATTCCTATACTTTACAACTCTGGGGAAAttgttgaaaaataaatatttatttttaacctAAATTATGTTTGTaccatttttataaattatttatttatgtttCACTATTTTCATACCTAAAATACTGGTATTACTAGGGATTCCATTCCATTTCtatattcttaattatatcgctaattttctttaatcATGACCAAAGGTCAAGAATCTACAACTGTAAGctatattttaattttttattatattgttttcattaatttttagcCGGGTGCTCCTTTGAACCCAAAACCCTTTCTCACCAGTCTTGCTGGTAAAACCGTAGTCGTTAAGCTTAAATGGGGGATGGAATACAAAGGTTAGTCCAcgatttttaatttttattataattttcctACAGGAACCCTGAAATCCTTCGATAGCTATATGAATCTTCAGCTTTCTGACCCTGAGGAATGGGAGAACGGAGTTCTGAAGGGTAAACTTGGAAACGATATTCTAATTAGGTAAGCATCCAATTTTAACTATGTGTTATATTATAGGTGCAACAATATGCTTTATGTACGCGAATCTTCTGAAACTGCAACTGCTTAATTTACTActctaatatattttccataattataaaatattacagCCATAAAAGTTTAAATGATATTAGAAGCGGATTTCATTCTGTAAGTAGGAGTAACATTTCAATACGTCCGATAACACGAATCTTAGAGAGAGCTGCTGCCATGAATGTTTTCCCCAGTTTGAGTCATAGCTAAGGCTCATGTACAAATGATTATCCTTGCTTAGAAACATTGAAAACTTAACTTCATTAGTCAGATTTGCTTCCGCAGCGATTTCGCATTTTCTATAATCGATATATCaagtaataattttcattacCTTTGGTTTAGATGAACGATTGGTgtaaatgttaatttatccCTTTTTATTACCAGGCATGCTCTAGTGGACattttgttgtttttgtCGAGTGCGACTTCCAACTTTGGAATTAAATCGATGCTCTTGCCACTTAACTTATAGACTTCCTCCAATCTCTGAACCAACTCCACGCTCTTCTCCCCTAAGGAATATTTATGGAAACCAatcataaaaataaaataattttatgcAAAGTACTTGAGCGTAAGTTGAATGATGTTCCAACTAGTGAATTGCGATATCTAAGAATGAAATCCAGCCTTTTTAGAACATCGCTGGTGCTAACATCGACAGCTTTAATCTCACCATTGAGCCCTATTAATTCATATACTCAATTCAATCAGCAGTCTATACTAGTATTGAAATACCTTTAAGTGTGAGTTGTAGTGTTCTTGGTAAATCAATTACTACGTTAGAAGTACAAGTGGTTATATTATCGATTTTAGCCTTTAAACGTTATTAAACTATTGACTTACTGTATAGTTTACTGATAACTCGTTGAAATCAACATAGTTGTTCGTGTATTTAGGCTTAACGTTAGGGTCAAGTGTGTCTTCATTGGAGTACATAACCGGCTTGATGATATCGTCTGTCGACATCAAATTCAGGTTAAACACGTGATTTCCAAAATCAAACGTTTTCCTCACCTAAACcacaattaatttagtatatatcTATTAAGATACGTTAAAGTTGTGAATTGTATGTTTATTCATTGTCAGTAAATTGTTCGATATATTCTTCAGGGTTTGAACACACCTGCTCATGGCGTTGTTTAATGAAGGAAGGCGGCATGTGTTTCCCTAAACACTCAGTTACAGAcaatctaatattaatattatgtaaaaCTAAATCAATAAAACTCTTTATAATCATATCACatcaatttataaacttAAAATGCTTACGGCTGTTTTCATTCCGGAAATTGCCTgaataaacaaaaataaaaaaatcgTTAAAATTCCCATTGCTAGATGGCagttaaataatatgaGTTGGTATATAACAAGTTGAAATAAGTGTAAATTATAGACGAAATCTCTGGAATTAATATGGAAGAACGAGGAATCTCACAAATTCAACATTAAGATTCCTGGGTAataaacattattaaaGTCTCAAACAAAAGGAAAATTAAAGAAACCCTAAGATAccattatattttaaaacattgAAGTGATAATTAGGGTTGTTAGTTGGATACACACGTTAATTTTTGAGAATTATTGTGGTGCTGTGTGTTgaaatttacatattttcCCCAAAATGTTTACACACCAATTGTTAACTCATTATTATCCTTTGATCTCATATAACAActgtttatttaaatcaatgtTGTTTAAATACAAAACAAATCTctttatcaaataataaaatatgtatactcaaatttaaaaaattatattacacTTCATAAATATCATTCTTCTGTTTTAGTGTTTGGTTTAAGTAATTCTAGACTTCCACTTAAATCTGAACTATATTCCAAATCTCCTGAGGACTCCAATTCTAAGGCTTTTCCTGTCATTTCAAGAATTAGCTTGTATGattcatttatttcttcCACCTTCTTTTGGTTTAGAACTATGTCCAGCTCgatttttttcaatttctcTTCATCTATCTTCAGTTTGTTCATGAAATTGTGGAACTTTTTCTCGGTCTGGTTGGACACAAACACACAAAACGTTCCCTTATTATTTCCTCTAATCTCAGTTACATATATCATTAAGATACCTGGCTGTTCTTCCTGCTCTGTGTATATAACTTGAGAGTTTATTTGGGAAGTCGTAGCTCACTACCACATTGGTGTTTGAAAGGTCCATCCCTCTTGATGCCACATCTGAACACAACAAACAAACTCTATCTTCATCCCTAAACcacaatatttataattattttaatacttGTAGGTTTTAATTGCGTTGTTTCTTTGTTTTTGCGGCATTCTTCCTGTCAATTCAATAGCCTTAAATCCTCCACCACTACAcgaaatttattaatacatGTTTAATACTGTTTGAGATTATATATTTGCATCAATCTTGTTATTTTATGGCATGTCTGTACTTTTGAGAAGAAGACCAGGACGTTACCAGTAACATCCTTGTACAGAAAAGCCATAAGTTTGAGAAACTCCAGTGAAACAGGCCTGTTTGAACAAACCACGTAACTCTGTTTTAGATTTTCCGGcaatttataaatactTTCTTCTAAACAATTCCATTAGATATTACGGTAAATGTTGTATGTAGAAAAATTACTTAATCTTAGTAAAATTGGTCTGTTTAATTCAAGCAATTCGATATCGTGTGATTTAAGTGGCACTGTAGCTGAGACGactaaaacaaattattaaaagaatAAGTTACGTATTTTTTGTGGCACTCCTAGGCTCTGGTTTGGCTCCTTTGATTTAAGTCTGCTAACTAGGTCAACTACAACATCTACCCATTCATAAAAGGTCTGGTTTAACATTGTGTCAACTTCGTCAATCACAATCCACTTTAAATGCTCAAATGTGTCGTAAAACTCCCTCtctaaaataaacaatatGCTAAGTTAAGTGTATGTAATTATTGGATACGGAAATCAACAGAATATTCCACAAGCACTCCTGGAGTACAAATTGCGATATGTGGAGGGTCATTAACCAACATATCATGGCATTTTACGAAAGAACGGTCTCCATAAAACACTCTAGCCTATTCATCCATATATGATTATATATAACCTTTAAAGAAGGGCCTTTGAGATCATGTCCAGTAGTTTTGGAATCCGTAAACCATGAAAAAACttcataaatttgttttacaAGTTCTCTACTCGGTACAATTATTAGACTCAATAATCGGTTCTCTACAAACAATCATGCCAtagtttaataaaattttggaaaagTAGTGGAAAAAATACCTTTGAGATTTAGGatattgtaaattagtGGTAATGCGTAGCAGAGTGTTTTTCCTTGTCCTACAAGATTATACAAAAATCTTAGTTCAATACCTGTCGGAGCAGTTATGATAAAATCGCAGGATAAAACTGAATATTTGTCTCTGTAAGTGTTGTTTATCAATAAAGGGATGGATTTCTCCTGAACtaagaaaattataacCAATTTAGTGGTTAATTACCTGGAAAAAACTGATTTATCTTCTTCTCCCTAATAACATTCATGAGATGAGGTTGAAAGTTCCAAGTCTTGAGGAGTTCGTTGGCAGAAACGCCGGAAGATTCATTGGTGTAGTTTGAGAACCTGTAAACCCACAAAGGGTTCAATTTCAAGTCCTCCAAAGCTGTAGCCATTCACAAATAACTTACAAGTTGAGAATATGGAGATATGATACACATTTGGATTTAATACCccaaaataaataataaattagttgatattattatttacaaaattagaGAAAAAAGAAGGAACGGGATAACaacaattaaaaaataattccatACTATTACATCACTATTCTTAAACTTGATTGCACaatacataattttttatttatacattttatatttacaatataccttctattttattttgtattttaaattatatagtaaaattttatgttaTAAATCTTTCtatattatgtaaaatattttttaccttttctaaaattttcatttttaactattttaaaccattaataatatttttaatgatcatagaaaaattttctaccacaatttattaaaatttcacCCAATTTATCATGGTTTTAAGTTGAGtttgtttaaatttgatacaaatattttaaaaaatattctaGAATTTGACTATTTAAACATGTTTAACACTAGTTtggttttatttttcaaattaaagTAGTTAAATCATAGCTCAAGCTTATCATGGACTCGAACAAGCCAAAACAAAGTCCCAATGTTCTTTTACCAATGCGTAATAAACAATCATCGCAAAATGAAGGCAACCAAGGAAATACGTCTGACGCACCTCCAATAGATACACATCACTTTTCAACAGCTACTTCACTAAATCCGAACTACACTAATTCTAATATTCCTAATGTACAGTCATATGGTCACCCATCACCGCCACCCAGGCTCTCAGAGGTCACTCACAACCCTCCGCAACCTACCAGGAACAAGTTATTAAACACACAACCTACAACATTTCAACAGACGGTTAATGAAACTAGTGATAATTTTCAGAGTAATGCTTTAACTAGTAATTTTATGACTGATCAAATGACTAAGAGTAATGTGCAGACTAATTCCGTAACATCTCCTGGTCTGAGGCGCCGCGAAGAATATGATAGTGAGTTTAGTTTTGAAAATATGGCATCGGACACGTCCTCGTCTATTTTAGGTGACATTCTGGGGAAGAATTACGTTGATACCGAACTGGAACGTCACTTGTTCACCTACACCCCGTTCACGCCGACCCGTATTAGCCAAAGCAGTGTACCACGCCCCCAACCCCTTTCCTACAACCGCGAGTCGGAGATGCTGTACGAGACAGGCAAGAACTTTGGACTCATTCCAACCTTCGGAAACCATAGGATAATGGACACAGGCTCAGCTAGTCCCATCTACGTCACGCCAACATTCACGAACCTGCCGATTTTCGGGAGCACCTTGTCCGACATGAGACTTCCATTTGGAGTTCTAGTTCAGCCATTCGCACAGAATCTGGACGAAGATGTGCCTGAACTTAACTTTTTGGCATTTATGGAAAAACGCTCAAGTGTAAAGAGAGATCTTATAAGGTGCAAAAACTGCCATGCATACTATAACTCGTTTATGCATACGAACTCGCGAACTAAGACGAGAGTTTGTAACCTTTGTTACACAGCATTTGAAATAACAGATGAGCAGATGGAAGCCCTTTATAGAATAAGCTCACAATACAGAGATGAATCACCACTTAAAAAAGGCACCTTAGACTTTATAGCACCATCTCACTACTATAATAAGGAGCCTGATCCTGGACCTATATCGAACCTTATTAATAAGGCTAGTAACATTGGAGTGTTTAAAACACAACAAACGAGACAAGAATCATTCATTTATGATACATATTCAGTTTCTCCAATACCAGTGGAAAGTGCACCTCAGCCAGATGCTTACACATCAGGTGTCCAAGATTCATATAACTTGAATGATAACGAATCGCCTAATTTTAGGGTCACTAATACTCCTGAAGAGACAACTCCCTCACAAAAGGAACAGAAAACCATACCAAAAGTGCCAACATACGCTTTCATCATCGAGACCACATCACAGGCGAATAAACTAAGTATTACCTACTTAAGCTATATATGCCTAtactactattaatatttataccaaGTATACAGAAATGTATTTTTTGTGTAGATTTGAGAGAATCGGTAATAAGATCAGTGATGAATGGAATAGATTTGATAACAGATGAGGAGTTCGATTTGTGTGTTTTCATATTTGACAGCGCATTTTATATGTTTCAGATGGGAGCTGGATCTGAATTTTCAGTTAACGTGGTGAGTGAGGTGGATGAGAATTTTAAGCCATGTACAATATCTGATGTATGTGTCAGGGTTACCAGAGAGACAGTGAACTGGGTTAAGAAGGAGTATTTGGAAAGGATCTTGGGAGTACAAACGCTTAGAATCGCACCAAATTCGTGCGGAAACTTTGCCCTAAACTGCGTCCTGAGAGTAATGAGCAGCGATAACCGCTACGGAACATTGTCGATTTTCTACATGACGCAGCCAGATATTGGACTCGGCACTGACCCTCAGACTTTTCCAAATTCTAATTTCACACTGACTGACATACAAAGGTATTTCTATGACTCGCTTCTCAGAATGTGCTACTCAGCTGGGATATGTGTTGACGTTTACCTGTGTCCGCCTGAGACTAGGATACCCGGTGACATTCCACTTCAGTACATATCACAGCAGACGGGAGGAAACTGCACATACATGCCCAGGTTCTCGAGCGAGTTCGACTACTCTAACATATACGCAAACATTGTAAGGTTGTTCACAGTGCCGGCAGCTTACAAGTGCGAGCTTAAGCTGCGGTGTTCGAAGCATATTAAGGTAACTGAGCTTTTGTGCGGGTTCAATAACTCACGTGCAGTTTCTAACCTCTCAACTATGATAGTCCCAAGGATTGGACCTGACTTGTCAATAGGGTTTATACTATCCTTGAACCACATGGTTGACAACAGGACAAGCCTATACATCCAATGTGCATGTTTGTACACAAATACGAGGGGAGTCCAGATGGTCAGAGTACACACCCACTGCATCAAAGTGATTTCTAGTGTAAACGAGGTTTTCAAGAATGCAAACCCCGAAGCTATCATGAACTTAATGTCAAGAAAACTTGCGCATGGATATATAAAATCAGGGAAATATAACAGAGAAGAACACATTAAGACATTGGTTGAAGCTCTTACCTCCTATAGACAAATTTGTGCACCGTCAACACCAAAAAATCAACTCATTCTCCCAGATAACCTCAAGTTCATACCAGCACATCTTAACTCGTTCTTGAAATATAATGTTAAGGCCGATATTGGAATAGAATGTGCGTTTGAGTTTGTGATCAAGTTGTTGAGGACACTAAACGCCTCGCCGCAAATGACTTTTTTCACGTACACTAGAACATATTGTCTGCACAGAAGCATTAATGAGAGGGGAGACGTAGTACCTGAGGGAGGTTTTAAGTTCAGTCTCTCGGCAGTTCCAAGCTCAGGATCATTCATTTACAGTGACGGCATCTACCTGATGGACGATGGCTACAGACTCTTACTCTTCGTTGGACCACACGTTAAGGAAAAAGTTCTGAAGGAGTTGTTTGGACCAGACTACGAACGCCCACATGGAAACGTAAACTCAACTCAACTCATAGATACCAATACCGCAACCAACCTCATGGGTCTGGTTGAGCACGTGAGATCACAACACAAGGGGTGCCCTTACGCGCCTCTCAAAATCATCCCATACACTGCAAAGAACAGCAAGATTATAAAAACATTACTGCTCGAGGATGAACTCGGAGAAGAACCTTCGTATATCACATTTCTAGTGTCCATACATAAATCTATACTAGAATCTGTGGACAGActctattaattttatacaatttgaTATCTGTGagttatttaataaatcaagctttaaattttaattatttattttatattttgaaTGTGTAGATGGTTTGtaaatcaaaatattaatacacaCTGTCCCACATTAAcaaaatttgtaaatttagttgattttttaaaaaatttaatcaaaCTTAAAAAAGTTGattattctaaattattagtaaaatCAGTTGTAATTTTAGTTTTGAGGAGGATGGAATTTTTAGTCTGTACAAGTTAATATCTGGTGAAATAAAATGCTAACTAAAGGTTTGATCGCAAGGGCATTGCGAAACGCCTGTTCCAGAAGCGCAGAATTGTGTTTCATGGAATGTGGACGAAGGGTTTACAAAGCTATACCCACTCCCTCAGACTACGAACCAATAGGTTCCAcaaatttacattatttttacattatttatttatacactatataaattgtttagCTACTTTCTGTTATTACACTGGGATACACAACCACAGAGAGTTTAATCTCCTCATTAATATAACTGACATTGATGCCGACTTTGTAAAGAAGCATTCAGTTATTGAGTTTGAGGTTGGAGATACTAAAGTGACTGCAGGAGGTAACACtaaataatgtttaatatGTTTAGCGATTCCGTTATCCCGGGATAGGATCTTGTCGAATTTGCAGTGTAGAGCCCTGGTTAAGATTAGGATGTGCGACAATGAGCTTCGCCTCAAAGTTTACAGGAAAAGCTTGGTTGGAAACACTTGTGTAGCTGACATTGCCCTTAACATTGACCGGGATATTATAGAGGCTAAATTCCCCAAGGATAAATGGTAAAGttttaattatgtatattcCATATTAGGTACTCACTGAATGACGATCCTTATAAAAAGGAACGAATAAAACTTTCATTTTACAAAGGTTacaaaaaaaatatttcacaatatttattattatgtatTCATTTATAATCTAAGGTATATAAGATTCTAATGTCGGTTTAGTATCAGATGGGCTTAATGTTATTGACAATATAGTGTTGCAGCAGGCTTATATGTGCATAAATGACTACAATGAGTCAGACATtgaagttaaaattaacgtatatttaaaatcactAAGTATGAGTTTAGGCAACAAACCCCCAAATAATGCTACTGGCTGAGAAGTTGGCGTTATTATCATACGCATTGGAGGGACATTTAATCGCAAAGGAAGATTATGTATCACAAATGCGTTACTATAAAACTTACCTGAAAGACGGTAATTCAAGAAATtcttatataattttttataggAAAGTGGTATTGGAGTTATTGGAGCTGTAAACCTGAATGCAGAGCTAAAAGAAATCCCCAAGGTTCAATATACATACTAAGCATAAGCACGATACTCAAACACCCTACCGATTACTCATCATTTTACGTCAAATATCACACCAAGGACGGACCTCGTGATATAATCTTCAAAACTGTTGAAAGAAGTAGAGATATATGGACTGATTCCATCTACCTTTTCATTCAAAACGTATTTTTTAGTATTCATTTCCTGTTATAATACactttaataatttttagatgaGGGAGTATCTTGACCAGTTTGACGATTTAAAATCACTAGAAAATTTTGtagattaatttttaactattttatgTATTATTTGTAGTGTTTGAATTTATAAGGAATTCTTTAgtttatttgaattttaattatttgaattttagtaattttaatttgtaaagtatacttttattaaatttttatgaaaatttaaaaatatatggTTAAGGAAAAAAAGTCTGTTACATTCCAGTTAGTTTCCGCATCAAATGCGGATAACAGATCAGATAAACTGCCATGGCAGAGAACATTAGTTCTAAAAGAGAGCCAAAATGATATTTGGAAGGTATTTTATAAAGATtcttaataaattgatagAACCGTAACCCATCCCAGGTTCCAAAGGATCTTCTGAAGAAT from Theileria annulata chromosome 1, complete sequence, *** SEQUENCING IN PROGRESS *** harbors:
- a CDS encoding ATP-dependent RNA helicase, putative, whose protein sequence is MATALEDLKLNPLWVYRFSNYTNESSGVSANELLKTWNFQPHLMNVIREKKINQFFPVQEKSIPLLINNTYRDKYSVLSCDFIITAPTGQGKTLCYALPLIYNILNLKENRLLSLIIVPSRELVKQIYEVFSWFTDSKTTGHDLKGPSLKARVFYGDRSFVKCHDMLVNDPPHIAICTPGVLVEYSVDFQREFYDTFEHLKWIVIDEVDTMLNQTFYEWVDVVVDLVSRLKSKEPNQSLGVPQKILVSATVPLKSHDIELLELNRPILLRLKESIYKLPENLKQSYVVCSNRPVSLEFLKLMAFLYKDVTGNVLVFFSKVQTCHKITRLMQIYNLKHGGGFKAIELTGRMPQKQRNNAIKTYKDEDRVCLLCSDVASRGMDLSNTNVVVSYDFPNKLSSYIHRAGRTARGNNKGTFCVFVSNQTEKKFHNFMNKLKIDEEKLKKIELDIVLNQKKVEEINESYKLILEMTGKALELESSGDLEYSSDLSGSLELLKPNTKTEE
- a CDS encoding protein transport protein sec24-like, putative, producing MDSNKPKQSPNVLLPMRNKQSSQNEGNQGNTSDAPPIDTHHFSTATSLNPNYTNSNIPNVQSYGHPSPPPRLSEVTHNPPQPTRNKLLNTQPTTFQQTVNETSDNFQSNALTSNFMTDQMTKSNVQTNSVTSPGLRRREEYDSEFSFENMASDTSSSILGDILGKNYVDTELERHLFTYTPFTPTRISQSSVPRPQPLSYNRESEMLYETGKNFGLIPTFGNHRIMDTGSASPIYVTPTFTNLPIFGSTLSDMRLPFGVLVQPFAQNLDEDVPELNFLAFMEKRSSVKRDLIRCKNCHAYYNSFMHTNSRTKTRVCNLCYTAFEITDEQMEALYRISSQYRDESPLKKGTLDFIAPSHYYNKEPDPGPISNLINKASNIGVFKTQQTRQESFIYDTYSVSPIPVESAPQPDAYTSGVQDSYNLNDNESPNFRVTNTPEETTPSQKEQKTIPKVPTYAFIIETTSQANKLNLRESVIRSVMNGIDLITDEEFDLCVFIFDSAFYMFQMGAGSEFSVNVVSEVDENFKPCTISDVCVRVTRETVNWVKKEYLERILGVQTLRIAPNSCGNFALNCVLRVMSSDNRYGTLSIFYMTQPDIGLGTDPQTFPNSNFTLTDIQRYFYDSLLRMCYSAGICVDVYLCPPETRIPGDIPLQYISQQTGGNCTYMPRFSSEFDYSNIYANIVRLFTVPAAYKCELKLRCSKHIKVTELLCGFNNSRAVSNLSTMIVPRIGPDLSIGFILSLNHMVDNRTSLYIQCACLYTNTRGVQMVRVHTHCIKVISSVNEVFKNANPEAIMNLMSRKLAHGYIKSGKYNREEHIKTLVEALTSYRQICAPSTPKNQLILPDNLKFIPAHLNSFLKYNVKADIGIECAFEFVIKLLRTLNASPQMTFFTYTRTYCLHRSINERGDVVPEGGFKFSLSAVPSSGSFIYSDGIYLMDDGYRLLLFVGPHVKEKVLKELFGPDYERPHGNVNSTQLIDTNTATNLMGLVEHVRSQHKGCPYAPLKIIPYTAKNSKIIKTLLLEDELGEEPSYITFLVSIHKSILESVDRLY
- a CDS encoding trna (guanine-n-(7))-methyltransferase, putative (1 probable transmembrane helix predicted for TA20995 by TMHMM2.0 at aa 201-223), producing the protein MPDNNTESITKAEPENQTIEFPKKHLHRQRAHCNPLSDSFIPYPENPRHVNWFKRYPSVCEKEHYMQFNSYSWYVNLEDENYPKVDFLDVGCGYGGLLIYLSKLYPNKLSLGMEIRDKVTNYVGKRIISLREQNPGEYLNISVVRTNSMKFLPNYLGKNQLEKIFFCFPDPHFKRSNWRRRIVNYPLLSLYAYFLKPGGRIYIGIVNLTALIHYIILISSVIVTDVLVTDVYELYVWMENALEDHPLFEPLKDSDKEKDECFLNFDKETEEGKKNEKMQSTTYKNVYRRK
- a CDS encoding uncharacterized protein (2 probable transmembrane helices predicted for tmhmm2embl_unknown_000000_1840114_1841707 by TMHMM2.0 at aa 10-32 and 44-66;~Signal anchor predicted for TA21005 by SignalP 2.0 HMM (Signal peptide probability 0.037, signal anchor probability 0.861) with cleavage site probability 0.017 between residues 25 and 26), which produces MRSKDNNELTIGVVSLIFLLFETLIIDFVYNLHLFQLVIYQLILFNCHLAMGILTIFLFLFIQAISGMKTAGNTCRLPSLNNAMSRCVQTLKNISNNLLTMNKHTIHNFNVRKTFDFGNHVFNLNLMSTDDIIKPVMYSNEDTLDPNVKPKYTNNYVDFNELSVNYTAKIDNITTCTSNVVIDLPRTLQLTLKGLNGEIKAVDVSTSDVLKRLDFILRYRNSLVGTSFNLRSREKSVELVQRLEEVYKLSGKSIDLIPKLEVALDKNNKMSTRACLVIKRDKLTFTPIVHLNQRKCEIAAEANLTNEVKFSMFLSKDNHLYMSLSYDSNWGKHSWQQLSLRFVLSDVLKCYSYLQNEIRF
- a CDS encoding small nuclear ribonucleoprotein f, putative, with protein sequence MTKGQESTTPGAPLNPKPFLTSLAGKTVVVKLKWGMEYKGTLKSFDSYMNLQLSDPEEWENGVLKGKLGNDILIRCNNMLYVRESSETATA